The nucleotide window CACCGGGAGTGGAACCGACAGCCGGCGGGCGGGTCGATCGCCTCCGGCATCACCCCCTCGATCGGTCTGAGCTCGTCGACCGTCCGGTCGGGACGGGGCATCGAGTCGAGCAGCGCCGTCGTGTACGGGTGTTTCGTGTCGTAGAACAGGTCGTCAACCTCGGCCTGCTCGATGATCTCGCCGAGGTACATCACGTTGACTCGGTCGCAGATCTCCGCGACGACGCTCATGTCGTGGGTGACCCAGATGAAGGAGGTGTCGTACTTCTCTTGGAGGTCGGTCACCATCTCCAAGATTTCGCCCTCGACCGTGACGTCGAGCGCGGTCGTCGGCTCGTCGGCGATGATGAGATCCGGCTGGCAGGCGAGCGCCATCGCGATCAGCACGCGCTGTCGCATCCCGCCGGAGAACTGGTGCGGGTACTCGTCGTACCGCGACTCGGGTGCCGGGATCCCGACCTCCCTGAGCATGTCGATCGCCTCCTCTTTCGCCTCGTCGGCGTCGAGGTCGCGGTTGATCTCGATGAACTCCCGGAGCTGTCCCCCGACCGTGAACACGGGGTTCAACGACTCCATCGGGTCCTGGAAGATGATCGCGATCTCGCGGCCGCGGATCCGCTTCCGCATCTCGTTTTCGGTGAGCATCTCGTCGCGCGGCCGCAACTCGCCGTCGTCGTCCTCTTCGAGCCCGAAGATCGTCTCGCCTTTGAACTCGATCTCGCCGCCGACGATCTCGCCGGGGCTGTCGACGAGCCGGAGGATACTGGAGGTCGCGACGGATTTCCCGGCACCTGACTCGCCGACGAGCCCGACGATCTCTCCCTCATGAACGTCGAAGGAGATGCCGTCGACGGCGCGGACCGTTCCGTCCTCGGTGAAGAACTGTGTCTTGAGATCGCGTACGCTGAGTAGTGGTTCGCTCATGTCAGTTGTTTATCCGCGGATCGAGGGCGTCCTGTAGGCCGTCGCCGAGAATGTTGAAGCCGATGACGGTGATCAGAATGGCGATGCCGGGGAAGATGCTGAACGTCGGCGCGGGGAGCATGTACCCCCGCGAGGCCGACAGCATCTGTCCCCACGACGGCGTCGGCGGCTGCGCGCCGAAGCCGAGGAACGAGAGCCCGGCCACGATGAGGATGCTCACCCCGACCTGAAGCGTCGCTTGGACCAACACCGGCGCGAAGCTGTTCGGGATGATGTGCCGGAAGATGATGTTGCGGTCCTTCACCCCGGCGGCCCGGGCGGCCTCGACGTAGTCCTCCTCGCGGATGGAGACGACCCGCGACCGGATGAGCCGGTTGAACACGGGGATCGCCGTGATCCCGACGCCGATCATCGCGAACGTGAGGTCCCGCCCGAACGCGGTCATGAACGCGATGACTAAGACGAGGAACGGGATCGCGTAGATGGTCTCCGTGACCCGCTGGAGCACGTCGTCGATCCAGCCGCCGTAGTAGCCGGAGACCGCGCCGATGACGGTGCCGCCGCCGAGCCCGATCGCGGTCGCGAGGAAGCCGACCGTCATCGCGATCCGGGTCCCGTAGATGGTCCGCGCGAGCAGGTCGCGGCCCCGGTGGTCGGTCCCGAGCGGGTGTTCGAGCACGCCCTGCCCGAACTGGTTCTCCATGCCGACCGGCGGGAGCAGCCGCCGGACGTTCTCCGGGTCGGTCTCGGGGTTGTACAGCACCGCCTCCGCGATCGCGTAGTCGAGGACGTAGTAGTCGAACGCGGCGAAGATCGCGACGAAGGTCATGAACCCGACGATGTAGGTCCCGATCCGCGCCGTCGTGTCCTGTCTGACCTGTTTCAGGGTGTACCGGAGGCCGACTCGGGCTTCCACCTCGTCCGGCCCGCCGCTCTCGTCGGCCCCGTCCGGCGTGTCGTCGTCCGAAGTTGCGCTGTTTATCGACATCAGTCTTCACCGTAGGTGACCCGCGGGTCGAGGTAGCTGTACGTGATGTCCGTGACGATTACGCCGATCACGTACACGAACCCGAACACAAGCGTCGTCCCCATGATCA belongs to Halorubrum sp. DM2 and includes:
- a CDS encoding ABC transporter ATP-binding protein, with the translated sequence MSEPLLSVRDLKTQFFTEDGTVRAVDGISFDVHEGEIVGLVGESGAGKSVATSSILRLVDSPGEIVGGEIEFKGETIFGLEEDDDGELRPRDEMLTENEMRKRIRGREIAIIFQDPMESLNPVFTVGGQLREFIEINRDLDADEAKEEAIDMLREVGIPAPESRYDEYPHQFSGGMRQRVLIAMALACQPDLIIADEPTTALDVTVEGEILEMVTDLQEKYDTSFIWVTHDMSVVAEICDRVNVMYLGEIIEQAEVDDLFYDTKHPYTTALLDSMPRPDRTVDELRPIEGVMPEAIDPPAGCRFHSRCPEAREVCREVHPEPRNLNEEGEARHAAACVKHDAFDVGYDESPPMEAEAAGGFSAGFTETGGEAE
- a CDS encoding ABC transporter permease; the protein is MSINSATSDDDTPDGADESGGPDEVEARVGLRYTLKQVRQDTTARIGTYIVGFMTFVAIFAAFDYYVLDYAIAEAVLYNPETDPENVRRLLPPVGMENQFGQGVLEHPLGTDHRGRDLLARTIYGTRIAMTVGFLATAIGLGGGTVIGAVSGYYGGWIDDVLQRVTETIYAIPFLVLVIAFMTAFGRDLTFAMIGVGITAIPVFNRLIRSRVVSIREEDYVEAARAAGVKDRNIIFRHIIPNSFAPVLVQATLQVGVSILIVAGLSFLGFGAQPPTPSWGQMLSASRGYMLPAPTFSIFPGIAILITVIGFNILGDGLQDALDPRINN